From the Leptospira inadai serovar Lyme str. 10 genome, the window CGACTGTCCCTTGCTTACGAAAGATCAGATCGACAAGCTTATTCCAATATGTAAGAAAACGAATATGATCGAATCCGTGGATAAGGCGACAAAAGAAGAACATGGAACCTCAGTCGAATTCGAATTGAATCCTAAATACTTCAACAGTCTCGATATATCCTTTAATGTGGATCTGATGAAACAGTATCTACAGGACATTGCCATGACCAATCCGGGTCTGGAAGTTCAGTTTGTGCATAAAGGGAAGAAGGATAAATTTAAGTTCAAAAAGGGACTCGACGAAATTTTTTCACATTCCGCGCTGACCTACTATAAAATGGATTATCAAGCGCCCGCCGCCGGATCGCAGCTTCACCTGGAGGCTTATCTGGTCATCGGACAAAATAAAAATCTCACTTGGGTAAATTCCATTTTCGCTCCCCAAGGCGGATCGGCGATCGAATATCTTGAAAATCGAATTTGTGACGAAATCCGAAAAAAGAGCCAGATCGTTTCCTTAGAGAAAAAGTTAAAAACCAGCTGTACGCGTAATGATGTTCGCAATTGTTTTCATATGTATGTGAACATGCGCTTGTTGAATCCGCGTTTTAAATCCCAGGATAAGTCCTATCTAATCAACGATTTGAATGAGGATATTCGAAATGCGGTGGATAAGCATTTGGATAAGTTCATTAAAAAAACGGCATTATTGGAAGAAGTCAAACTCCAAATGGAAAAGAGGACTCAGCTAAAAGCTTTTGAAGACGCCCAACGCGGTTTAAAGAAAGCCAGTAAGATGAATATCCCAAAGCTGATGCCTCCGACGGGAAAACCGGGCGATCCGGGAAGAGTTCTTTTTGTAGCGGAAGGTGATTCGGCAATAGCGGGTCTACGTCCGGCGAGGAACCCCAAGCTGCACGGTTTATTTCCTCTTCGCGGAAAACCGATGAACTGCAAAGGAGTTTCCTTGGCAAAAGCGATCGCAAACGAAGAGTTAAAGAATATCGTGGCGATCCTCGGATTACCCTTGAACGAAAAAGTTAAATCCATAGACCAGCTCAATTACGAAAAAATAAGCATCATCACGGATGCGGATTTCGACGGATATGCGATTCGTTCCCTAATGCTTTCCTTCTTTTATGAATATTGGCCGGAACTTTTCGAACTGGGATTCATCCACATTTCTAGTGCTCCTTTGTACGAAGTAGACGTGAAGATGGGCGATTCAAAAAAGGCCGAAACCGTTTTCTGTATCGACGATAAGGATTATGATGATTTGATCAAACGGGTTCAGAAATCCGGCGGACAAATCGTTCGTAAAAAACGAAACAAGGGTCTCGGAGAAACCGGTAAAGAAGCCATGAAATTTGCCGTCGAAGAATGCATGACCAAAATCGTGATCGGAAGTAAAAAGGAAGCCTCCAAAATTCAAAATCTTTGGTTCCATAAGGATTTCGCCGAGCAACGCCGGGACGCGATTTCAGAATATGCAATGAGCGTTATCGAAGACTAAAATTCGGTCTTACGATCCCCGCGAATTAGGCGGGGAAAATATTATCGACCGTTCGTTTAACAAAATCAATCGAATCGACGATAATGTGCTTAGCAATTCCGAATATCGGGGAAGGCTTTTCGCCTGTTCTAGACTAAATTTACCGCTTTAATTGCGGAAGATAATGCTGCCTCGACCGTTCCCGTAATCTCGCCGGTATGCTCTCCCGCAAAAAAAATTCGATCAAACGGTTTCCTCAGACTAATTTCCGAACCGAAACTTCCCGGGGGAAAGGTTGCGATCCCGGAAGGCAGGTATTCTTTTCCGAGTTCGGAAAAATAGAAACGTTGAATCTGTAAATCTTTCTTTAATCCCAAACGTCCTAAAGCCAATCGAACATAGTCGATTTTCTGATCCTGGGA encodes:
- a CDS encoding toprim domain-containing protein, which encodes MSSAKIKTEKKPAANQERNFKKLSNVEHVRMRTGMWLGQNSASTFEQHFFRKGSDGQYEVVHEELEDVPAKLKCLDEACMNAVDEYRKNQKDKSIPEKDKMSKLIIQLSSDKKTVNVMDNGRGIPAKNAEGVFLHLMYGENFDDHVKQDHVAGQNGVGISLVRMVSSYFKVKTVNGGVSFKKLFTLHEDAKKQIRSYKLSKEDTERAFLYFDEHGKFDDCPLLTKDQIDKLIPICKKTNMIESVDKATKEEHGTSVEFELNPKYFNSLDISFNVDLMKQYLQDIAMTNPGLEVQFVHKGKKDKFKFKKGLDEIFSHSALTYYKMDYQAPAAGSQLHLEAYLVIGQNKNLTWVNSIFAPQGGSAIEYLENRICDEIRKKSQIVSLEKKLKTSCTRNDVRNCFHMYVNMRLLNPRFKSQDKSYLINDLNEDIRNAVDKHLDKFIKKTALLEEVKLQMEKRTQLKAFEDAQRGLKKASKMNIPKLMPPTGKPGDPGRVLFVAEGDSAIAGLRPARNPKLHGLFPLRGKPMNCKGVSLAKAIANEELKNIVAILGLPLNEKVKSIDQLNYEKISIITDADFDGYAIRSLMLSFFYEYWPELFELGFIHISSAPLYEVDVKMGDSKKAETVFCIDDKDYDDLIKRVQKSGGQIVRKKRNKGLGETGKEAMKFAVEECMTKIVIGSKKEASKIQNLWFHKDFAEQRRDAISEYAMSVIED